One genomic window of Sardina pilchardus chromosome 15, fSarPil1.1, whole genome shotgun sequence includes the following:
- the LOC134102216 gene encoding zinc transporter ZIP3-like: MEMVVAKILCLLGVFALMLGGILVPVRVMRVDSEKAQRYRRAVAFSNAFGGGVFLATCFNALLPAVREKVAAVLQTVGVSTEYPLAETMMMLGFFLTVFVEQAVLTFRKERPSFIDLETFNAGGSEGGSDSEYDTPFIAPPRGSAAGHGHHHGHLSPAELARAGPLRLASLVLALSAHSVFEGLALGLQEGGAKLGSLFVGVAVHETLAAVALGVSVAKSGMPMRDAAKLALTVSLMIPVGIGLGMGIETAQNLAGSIVSAVLQGMAAGTFLFVTFFEILARELEDKHDRLLKVLFLVMGYGILAGLVFIKW; the protein is encoded by the exons ATGGAGATGGTGGTAGCTAAGATCCTGTGCCTGCTGGGCGTGTTCGCGCTCATGCTCGGGGGCATTCTGGTCCCGGTGAGGGTGATGCGCGTCGACAGCGAGAAAGCCCAGCGCTACCGGCGGGCCGTGGCCTTCAGCAACGCCTTCGGAGGAGGAGTGTTCCTGGCGACCTGCTTCAACGCGCTGCTGCCCGCCGTCAGAGAGAAG GTGGCGGCGGTGCTGCAGACGGTGGGGGTCAGCACGGAGTACCCTCTGGCGGAGACCATGATGATGCTGGGCTTCTTCCTCACGGTGTTCGTGGAGCAGGCCGTGCTGACCTTCCGCAAGGAGCGGCCGTCCTTCATCGACCTCGAGACCTTCAACGCGGGCGGCTCCGAGGGCGGCAGCGACTCGGAGTACGACACGCCCTTCATCGCGCCGCCCCGCGGGTCAGCGGCCGGACACGGGCATCACCACGGGCACCTCAGCCCCGCCGAACTCGCCCGCGCCGGACCCCTCCGCCTCGCCAGCCTGGTGCTGGCGCTCTCGGCCCACTCGGTGTTCGAGGGGCTGGCGCTGGGGCTGCAGGAGGGCGGAGCCAAGCTGGGCAGCCTGTTTGTGGGCGTGGCCGTGCACGAGACGCTGGCGGCGGTGGcgctgggcgtgagcgtggcgaAGAGCGGGATGCCCATGCGCGACGCCGCCAAGCTGGCGCTGACCGTGAGCCTGATGATCCCCGTGGGCATCGGCCTGGGCATGGGCATCGAGACGGCGCAGAACCTGGCGGGCAGCATCGTGTCGGCGGTGCTGCAGGGCATGGCGGCGGGCACCTTCCTCTTCGTCACCTTCTTCGAGATCCTGGCGCGCGAGCTGGAGGACAAACACGACCGGCTGCTCAAAGTGCTCTTCCTCGTCATGGGCTACGGCATCCTGGCAGGCCTCGTCTTCATCaagtggtga
- the slc1a8a gene encoding excitatory amino acid transporter 5: MLPPSVRRYLRDYLKRNGLLTLSVMAVITGCVLGFMLRGQAVSSQVCIYFSFPGELLMRMLKMLILPLITSSLMSGLSSMESKACCRMGVLTVTYYLWTTFIAVVVGIILVIIIKPGSGTEMESHRLGGGPVMTSADALLDLVRNMIPSNLIEATFQQYKTDLVPVPKATPARTAAPNLVYIVPDESNPKGQSVLLELTPPPDVLYKPKPGSSQQMNVLGIVIFSATMGLLLGKMGERGLPLVNVCQCINECVMKIINAAVWYFPFGIIFLVAGKILDMSDPSSLGKKLGWYGITVLAGLFVHGLILLPFFYFILTRKNPFTYIRGLLQAMVIALATSSSSATLPITMKCLLENCGVDRQIARFVLPVGATINMDGTALYEAVAAIFIAQVNDYELDFGQLVTISITATAASIGAAGIPQAGLVTMVIVLTSVGLPPDDITLIVAIDWILDRFRTMINVLGDALAAGIIGHLCRKDFPRDAENANGEPPNSQKLQDLNVPGTEVPLLASKDSVYEVFGDTVTERPTVYYNICQV, encoded by the exons ATGCTGCCCCCCTCCGTCAGGCGCTACCTGCGGGACTACCTGAAGCGCAACGGCCTGCTGACGCTGTCGGTGATGGCCGTGATCACGGGCTGCGTGCTCGGCTTCATGCTGCGGGGACAGGCCGTCtcctcacaggtgtgt ATCTACTTCTCGTTTCCTGGAGAGCTTCTGATGCGGATGCTAAAGATGCTGATCCTCCCCCTGATCACGTCAAG TTTGATGTCTGGGCTGTCGTCCATGGAGTCGAAGGCGTGCTGCCGCATGGGCGTGCTCACGGTGACGTACTACTTATGGACGACCTTCATCGCCGTGGTGGTGGGCATCAtcctcgtcatcatcatcaagcCTGGCTCCGGCACGGAGATGGAGAGTCATCGCCTGGGCGGCGGACCCGTCATGACATCAGCCGACGCTCTGCTGGACCTCGTCAG GAACATGATTCCCTCCAACCTTATAGAGGCCACATTTCAACAG TATAAGACCGATCTGGTTCCGGTGCCCAAGGCGACGCCTGCGAGGACCGCGGCGCCCAACTTGGTGTACATCGTGCCGGACGAGAGCAACCCCAAGGGCCAGAGTGTGCTGCTGGAGCTCACCCCGCCGCCCGACGTCCTGTACAAGCCCAAACCCGGCAGCAGCCAGCAGATGAACGTGCTGGGCATCGTCATCTTCTCCGCCACCATGG GTCTGCTGCTGGGcaagatgggggagagagggctgCCGCTCGTAAACGTGTGCCAGTGCATCAACGAATGCGTCATGAAGATCATTAATGCAGCTGTGTG GTACTTCCCGTTTGGCATCATCTTCCTGGTGGCCGGTAAGATCCTGGACATGAGTGACCCGTCGTCACTGGGCAAGAAGCTGGGCTGGTACGGCATCACGGTGCTGGCCGGCCTCTTCGTGCACGGGCTCATCCTGCTCCCCTTCTTCTACTTCATCCTGACGCGCAAGAACCCCTTCACCTACATCCGCGGCCTGCTGCAGGCCATGGTCATCGCCCTGGCAACCTCCTCCAG CTCGGCGACGCTGCCCATCACCATGAAGTGCCTGCTGGAGAACTGTGGGGTGGACCGGCAGATCGCCCGCTTCGTGCTGCCCGTGGGCGCCACCATCAACATGGACGGCACCGCCCTGTACGAGGCCGTCGCCGCCATCTTCATCGCGCAGGTCAACGACTACGAGCTGGACTTCGGTCAGCTGGTCACCATCAG CATCACCGCAACAGCAGCTAGCATAGGAGCCGCCGGAATTCCCCAGGCTGGCCTCGTCACCATGGTGATAGTGCTGACATCCGTTGGCCTTCCTCCCGATGACATCACCCTTATCGTGGCCATTGACTGGATTCT CGATCGCTTTCGGACGATGATTAACGTGCTGGGCGACGCCCTGGCTGCAGGAATCATCGGACACTTGTGTCGAAAAGACTTCCCACGAGATGCAGAG AATGCCAACGGAGAACCTCCGAACTCCCAGAAGCTGCAGGACCTGAACGTGCCGGGCACTGAGGTGCCGCTGCTGGCCAGCAAGGACAGCGTGTACGAGGTGTTCGGGGACACCGTCACGGAGAGGCCAACCGTCTACTACAACATCTGCCAAGTCTGA